The window AGGCCTTGTGTTTCTGGTGGTATTCCTTGTTTCAGGCGCAGGAAACGCTATTAATGACTATTTTGACATAAGGATAGATTCTATCAACCGTCCGGAAAGACCTATCCCATCCGGGAGAGTGCAGGCAAAAGAAGCCCTTTACTTTTCTTACTTTCTGTTTGCCCTCGGTACTCTGCTGGCTTTCTCTATAAATTATGTATGCGGGTTAATTGCCCTTTTTAATTCCCTGCTGTTAGTCCTGTATGCAAAAACCCTTAAAGGTACGCCCCTTTTAGGAAACCTGAGCATAGGCTATCTTACTGGCTCTGTTTTTCTGTTTGGAGCTTCAATTTTTGGGTTTGGAGGAATTAAGGTCCTTTCCGTGCTTTTCCTGCTTGCAGCTCTTGCCATTACAGCTCGGGAAATCGTAAAGGATATTGAGGATATGGAAGGGGATAGGAGGGAAGGGGCAGATACGTTACCTATTAGAATCGGGGCAAAAAAAGCAGGGAATCTTGCAGTGCTTATAGGGCTCCTTGCCGTACTTTTAAGTCCTCTTCCGTACTTCATGTCCATCCTTGGTCTGAGTTATCTTTACCTCGTCTTTCTGGCAGACCTGGGATTTTTTGCAGCCATTCTCCAGCTCCTTTTGCGGAATAACCCGACAAAGTCCTCTAAGATGTTAAAAATAGCCATGTTTTTTGCCCTGATAGCTTTCATCGCCGGGGTATAACCTTCACGTCAATTACAAACCTCTGTCTTTATTCTGCCTGAACCTGCCTGAAAGTCCATACCAGTCACTAGGAAACTCAATTCTGATTTTACCGGTTGGCCTCCGTGGGAGAAATCTGCCGGGTTTTGATTATCAGGCGTGCTCAGGCGTGCTCAGGATTTCTCAGGCTATTTCACTACTGGCCAGGAAACTGGGGCAGACCGGTCTTTTTCAGGACTGAGAACATTAGCAAGGACCGCCGTTTCAGTAAATTGATTAGCAGATAGGCCTCTTTCCTGCTACAAGTTCCATAGAGAAAGAATGGATATTTTCAAGTTCTTTTTCGATAATTTCTGCCGCCTCTTTTTGTACATCTCCTGCTGCACCTTTTTTCATAATTAGCTGGGCAGTTGCAATCTGAGGCTGGTCAATAGGAGTTCCGATTTCGCTCAGGAGCCAGACATACACCTCGGAGACATCGGAAACCTGATTATAAATCTCTGCTGCGATCCTATGGGATAAGAGATTGTAGATCTTTCCTATATGGCTAACAGGGTTTTTCCCTGCTGCAGCTTCACTGCTGACTGGACGGTTTAATGGGATAATCCCATTTACGCGGTTTCCGCGCCCCACCTCTCCGCAGTCGGCATCCTCTGCAGATGTGCCGGTAACCGTTGTATAAATTCCTTCCATTCCCCTGCCAGGCATATCCAGAGTGTTAAGGGACGCCGTGGGTTTTGCACATATGCAGGCTTCAAGCTCAGCTCTCTCTTTTTCCGCAAACCCGGCGGCAAACTCTTCGATCCGGTCATGCAGTTCTATTTTCTGCCTGAAGTAGTCCTCTTCAGACTCAACAAATCTGTCCACAAGAGGTGCAGCAACCGTGAGGTGAATGTCTTCTTTATTCCTGAGTCCCATGACTTTTATGTCTTCTCCGGACTCAGGACATTCTTTCTTGAACCTCTTTGAATTAAGGTAGCGTTCAGTTTCGAGTACCAGCCTTTCGGTAGGGCTCAGAGGCGCATATCCGACTGCTGCAGACGTATCATTTGCCCCGAGAACCTTTCCTCCTCTACTGAAAATATCAGTAAGTTCCGCAGAACCCCTTTTAAGTTCCACCTGGTAGATGAGGTTTTCAGGGTCTACAAAACGGAGGTTCTCTGAAAACCAGGCTTTTGCCGTCTCGACCGCAAGCCCGGAAACATCGATCTCAACTCCCTCATATTCGAAGGTTGCCCTATCCCCTATAATCAGCCGCATAGGGCTTACAACCCTTCCCCCTCTGAATTTTCCTTCCACCTGCCCTGCAACAAGCATGCCCTTGTCTATATTATGGTGCAGAATGGTCCCGAAGGTCTCAAGGTATTTCTGACTGAGATTTACGGAAATCTGTTCCATGATAGCGTCACAGATATAATCCGGATGCCCGAGCCCTTTTCTTTCAACAACCTCTACCTTCTGGTGATAAACTTCCGAAGCTTTCAACTCTTCTATAACAATATTTCTCAAACTCTTTCCCCCCGGATTGCCCTTAAGGGCTTGACAGATATTGAATTAATATTATTAATGATACTGCATTTATCTTATTAATGTAAGTGAAGACAACCTATGGTTGTCAATAAACCCCTCTCAATGAAGATGGGATATTCAGTGAAAATATGTGTCGAAGGCAGGCAGTAAGACAGACAGTTAAGAAAACCTCATGAATAAAACTAAAACTGAGCAAGCCAGTTAAAACCCCTTAATAAAACAAAAACTGGCCAGGACAGTCCGGACCTTTAAAGCGATCTGCCTTCAGAGCCCATTGAGCCTGTTAAATAAATCCTGTTTCCTCAGAATAGCCCTTTTTCTTTTTATCTTCATCCCTCTTTTCTTTTTCACCATCCGGAGAATGCCTTAGATACTCTTTGATCATCATCGGAAAGGTGTTTGCAGGCACGAAGCGAACTCCAAGCTGCTCTGCCCATTTTTCAATTCCATAGTCGCTTGCAACGACAGCTGCATCAAGTTCTTTGGCAAGGATCAGGACATCAATATCAGGCGCACTGTCAAGGATCCCATACCTGAGAGCTGCCCTGTACTTATTCCTGAATTTGCCGATTATCCCGCCAATAACTTCTCTTTCAACCTCTTCTCTGTATTCTTTGTTCTTATTTTGCGGATTTTCCATAAAAAGGCATTCGCTTGCTGCCTCCCATATTGCGTCTTCTGCAACCCCCATCCCCCGGTTAATCCTTTCCCTCATGTAGGATACGTATTCGTGGAATATCTGTGAAGTTACATCAACTCTATAGCGGTCAGGAGCCTTTTTCACAAGCCAGGTATCTATCTTTGCTATAACCTCTTTGTCACAGCCGTTATGGCTTGCAAATTCATACATCTCCTTGTACACTGATGGATAGGGAACATAACAACTGATCCCAAACTGCAGGCGAGCATCGGCTATAAGGTCAAGTATTGATTTCATCCCCTCACAAAGGGATGTGTAGCCCATAACCTCCCGGGTCTGCAGATCCGTTAGTGCTGTAGTATCCAGCACGAATCTCTGCTTAAGCATTTTTTCGAGTCCTTTTTTATGATTCTTTACCCTTACTTATGTATTGATCAAGGAGCAATAAAATTCTTTGTTTTATTTTCCCACCCTACCCCTGCGTACTGCACTTTCTTTATTCCCGTATTTTATATTCCCGTATTGTACTTTTATTTTACATTTTGACCCCCTCCCTAAAAAAAGAACTTGTTTTTTTTAGTTGCACAGTCCAGTGCTCATTTTGCTCTATCTTCTGAATTAATTATTCAACCTTCCATGAGATCTCGCTGAAAAAACGGCCAACTTATGGGTATTTATTACAAATTTGGTTGGAAGTTTTTGGAGAATTGTGGAATTCAGCCAAAATCGTTGATTTTGTTGAGCTTGTGCCCACGGCAAATTCAATAAATTTATTCAGTTAATAAGTTAATTCAGTTGTTGCAAAAATCACCTTATTTTTTAAAGGGGGGTCGAAATGTAAATTTCATTCTCCTTTCTCAGGCTTATTTTTGAGCTCATTCCTTATGCTTATTTTATTCATTTTTTCATCTATTAGTAACGATTATTGGTGTTATTATTCACTGAATTTTGATCAAAATGAATAACTGTATATACTCTTAAAACCTATATTTACATAGGGAAGTTTAAGCCATAAGCTGAAAAGCGGTTTGAAACATATTTTGTCTATTGTTTTCTCGGATTGTTCTTGCCTGAGTGCGTAAAGTATTTCCAGCAAGACACTGTAATAAAAATATATATGTGATCTGCACTATCGCTTTTATCTCAGTTCAAGGTAGGACTTCTCTGGTTGAAATGCCGGTAGCTTAAATGTTATCCGGCAGGGTGAAAATTCTAATCGAAGGTGTGAAAGATACTGAACCGGAGTAGAAATACTGGAAAATGGACTGGTTCGGTATAATATGGATAAATAGGCTAAAAATGGGGAATCAAATGAGTGCAAATACGGAAAGTATGAAAACTTTTGTAGGCTCAGCACAGGGTTTTGTGAGGAATCCCCTGATGAAGGGAGGCGACAAAATGAAAGAGTATTGCAATATATGTGGTCGGGAACTGATGGAAGATGTGCTGGTTGTGGACACCAGTCTCGACATGAAACCAATTAAGTTCAAGGATGTTCACGGGGAGAAATCAGATCTGATATGCATTGAATGTGCAATTGATTCGGTTGAAAACCCTCCCTTTGTATGTACAAGGTGCGGACAGCCAATAGAATTTAACGAAAAATTCTATGTATTTAGGGAAGCAACCACAAAACCGGGTGGTCCCAGCGTAGATTTCAAAGAAACATGCCTCGATGATAAATATATCTGCAACACATGTTTCTATGAGACTATGAACCCTGATCATGAAAAAAAGGAAGTCTGAACAGAAAGCCTGATCTGTAGCATTCTGTTCTTTAATCCGCCCTGAAGTTTTTAACAAATATGCAAAAAACCGGGCGAAACTGCCTGAAGGATTATGGCATCCAAAAAAAGACAGAGCTGATCTTCCAGTTCTGTTTACCAGCTTTTTTTCAAGCTTTCCTTTACTTTGTTTAATATTTTGCGAACTTAATTCTTTACTTACCTAAAACTACTACAATTTTTTGTATTGACTCTTTATTACCTTTAAATTCTTTTTTATATTTCAACCCCCGTTTTCTGGAACCGAAAATCTGCAAACAGCAGGTTTTTACAATCTTGAATCTCCAGATGCATGAATTTTAATTCCAAGAAAACATAAATATTGCTTTAACAAAAGCATAAAGTATTGTTAGCGTAAAAAACTACATATTTCCTCAAACTTCAGAGCGGATAAATTCCTGAATTGAATTACTTTATCGCATAATTTCTTTTAAGGAGGTAATTGATTGGACGAGAATAATGTGATTGAAATTGAGGATGCGACCTGGGGACAGCAGGTAGAAAGTTCTGAGAAGCCTGTTGTTGTAATGTTTTACAGCCCTGCCTGCCCGTATTGTAAAGCTATGGAACCATATTTTGCGGAGTATGCAAAGGAATACAGGGCTTCGGCAGTTTTTGCCAGGCTAGATGTGGCAACAAACCCCTGGACTGCAGAAAGATATGGGGTCCAGGGCACGCCCACATTCAAGTTTTTCTGTCATGGAAAGCCTGTGTGGGAACAGGTAGGTCAGATCTATCCTTCCATACTGAAGAACGCTGTCAGAGATATGATCCAGCATGGAGAAGAATGCATCAGAAAAAGCACTCCAATAGGGCAGGATATCACAGGATATGCATAACCTGCAGGTCATGCCCAATGTGTCCGTTTCTCCTTTTTTTATTTTCCTTTTCCTTTTCCTTTTCCTTTTCCTTTTTCCCTGGATATTTCTTTTTGTAAGAAAATACTATATTAATTAGCAGAATATGTCAAATTCGGGATGCAAAGAGAAAAATTAGAAAGCACTTTTTTGCTTCCGAAGTGTATGCCAGCATTTTCAGACAATACCATTTCGTCCTGCATTTTTGCTCCTAATCTCCTGACTCTACTAATAATTCCTGATATCTCTTGCAGGTTTTTGCTTTTTCGTTCCTTTTTGTAGAAGCGGTTTCCTTCCTGCAGTCCCCGTAAGAGAAAGTTTATCTATACCAAGGTGTTCACATAAATTAGTTCATATAATCAATTCCGTATAGTCTTGCAGGATAGAAAAACTTTAAACAAAATGCTGCACATGAAATGCTTACCTCAGTGTCTCATGTCAGTCTATTAGACAACAACCTTCACAGACCTTCTATATACCTGTATACTTATTTCAACACACTTATGCATTAAGATAATTATATACATAATTACATTTTAAAATATTTACATTTTAACATAATATCTCTATAAAATATGTATTTTTTTACCGTAGTTACATCTTAATAGTTTGTAATCGATGAGGAAAAAAAATGGATTTCGAAGCTTCTGCTAAAAATCTTACAACTCCGGTCAAAGGGGCAAAGATAGTCCCTAACATGACCGTAGATGAGCTTGTAAAAGAATACAGCGGCTGTGCCTTTGGAGCAGGCAGGCTGGCTGAAGCCGTGGACATCTATTATGAGATGCTGGCTTCAGAGAAAACTACAAAGTTTTTCGGGCTTGCAGGGGCGATGACGCCTGCAGGCATGAGGAATATTATTGCAGACCTGATCCGCGACGGGCATATCGATGTGCTTGTCACAACCGGAGCCAATATGGTGCATGACACGGTTGAGGCTCTCGGTCTTCACCATTATAAGGGTTCAGACTGCGCAAACGATATCCAGCTCAGGCATGAATGTATCGACAGAATCTATGATGTTTACCTCCCTGACCAGCACTTTACCGACCTTGAAGAATTTCTACAGGGTGTTTATGCAGGGCTTCCACAGGAAAAACTCTCTATCAGGCAGGTCCTTACCGAGATAGGGAAGAACCTGGACGATGATTCTTCCATTCTCAAGACCGCAGCCGAAATGGGTGTGCCGGTCTACTGCCCTGCGATTCAGGACTCAGTAATAGGGCTTCAGGCCTGGCTCTATAAGGAAGGAAACCCTCTACATGTGGATGCTTTTGCGGATATGCATGAGTTCATGGAAATCTGCTTTGAGGCTGAAAGTGCAGGCGCTATGCTGCTTGGAGGTGGGGTCCCCAAGAACTACATCCTCCAGTCTATGCTTGTAACTCCCAGGTCCTTTGACTACGCAATCCAGCTAACAATGGACCACCCGGAAACCGGAGGCTTGAGCGGGGCAACTCTTGACGAAGCCCAATCCTGGGGAAAAGTCGGGGAAGATGCAAAATCAGTAACTGTGTACGCAGATTCAACAATAACTCTCCCGCTTATTGTCTCGGCTGTGCGGACGCGTCTTTCAAAGAGTTGATTTGATGGAAAGAAATACCTGTATGATCCTTGCCCTTGACGTAACCGACAGGGAAGAAGCACTGAAGATTGCAGAAGACGTCTGGGAATTCGTGGACGCAATAAAGGTAGGTTACCCTCTGATCCTTGCTACAGGGCTTGGAATAATCAGGGAACTTGCCGAATTTGCCCCGGTTATAGCTGATTTCAAGGTTGCCGATATCCCCAATACCAACCGCCTTATCTGTGACCAGGTCTTTGAAGCAGGAGCCGACGCGGTCATTGTGCAGGGCTTTACAGGTAGGGATAGCCTTGATGCCTGCATTGATATTGCTTCCGAATATAGCAGGGATGTTTTTGTTGTAAGTGAAATGAGCCACCCAGGTGGGGCCGAGTTTATGCAGCCAGCCGCAGAGGCCATTGCAAGAATGGCGCTTGAAGCAGGCGCCTTCGGGCTTGTCGCTCCAGCCACGCGGCCCGAAAGGGTGAAGAAAATCAGGAAGATTGTTGGAGATAAACTCACAATTATCTCTCCCGGAGTAGGTGCCCAGGGAGGAAGAGCCTCAGATGTGATTGCTGCCGGCGCAGACTGGGTAATCGTGGGGAGGAGCATCTACAGAGCAGAGTCTCCTAAAGAAGCTGCCCGTAAGATTGCTGAGGAAATTCAAGCTGAGCTTCGCGGAGAATACTGAAGGACATTTTTATCTTAAAAAGAACGTTTCTCTAAGTTTCTCTAAAATATATTTATAATTTCAATTACGTGCCTGTGATGAAAAATCGGACTGATTTCATGATGAGCCCTATGAGTTCTGAGGCACGAAAATTGAGTACCTCATGCGTTAAATACTAAGAAAACCTATAAGTAAGTATGTTCAAATTAGCGGATGCTGAACGGTTTTTAAATAGCGATGAAGTTTCAGAGTGCAACCGAATAATTCTTACAAAGTATCTGCGGTTCCTCCGACATGAGGGGAATGCCGAAAGAACCGCACTTAACCATATTGAAAATATGATATGGGCCGCACGGGCGCTTAAAGATGCGAATCTAGCGAATCTTGCAGAAGATGATCTTTACACCTTCTTTGATGCTCTTGAAGCTTATGAATATGTAAATAGAGCAGGCCAAAAAAAGAAATATTCTGAAGCCACAAAAGAGACTCGGAAAATTTCTTTGAAAAAGTTCCTGAAATGGAATGGAAATTTTGACCTGCACACGAAGATCAAAAGCAAGAGACTCAAAGGAAAGAAGCTTCCCGAAGACATCAAGTGCAAAGAAGAAATCGTAAAAATGATAGAAGCCGGAAAAAACGCTAGAGACCGCGCTATTATTGCATGTTTTTATGAATCCGGAGCTAGGAGAGGCGAACAGCTATCCACCAAGCTCAAAAATATAGAAATGGACGAGCACGGGGCTGTTATGACATTCCCGGAGGGTAAAACCGGAGCTAGAAGAGTCAGGTTAGTTTTTTCTGCCCCATATCTACGGGAATGGTTAGAGATCCACCCCCGAAAGGATGACAGAGACGCGCCCTTGTGGTGTACTTTGGACAAAAGAGCTGTGGCTCTGTCGGTTACTGGTCTCGTGAATGTGTTCGATAGGTGCGGAGAAAAAGCAGGAATAGAGAAAAAAGTAAACCCTCACAGTTTCCGACACGACAGAGCAACACATTTAGCCTCAAACTTCACTGAACAGCAACTTAAAATGTTTTTAGGCTGGTCCCCTACATCAACCCAACCCGCAACCTATGTCCATTTGAGCGGGAAAAATATGGATGATGCGGTATTGAGAATGTACGGTATTAAAACGGATGAAAATGACACTGAGTTTTTGAAGCCTGGTGTGTGCCCTAGATGCCGCGAGTTAACTACAGTAAACGCCAAGTTCTGTTTTAAGTGTGGATTGCCTTTGTCTAGAGAAGCGGCAAGCAGAGTAAACATTTTACGAGATGATGTGCTTGAAGATATAAAAGTTAATTATAATAATACACAATTATATAACAAGTTCATTGAATTTATGACAAAACAGAGTAAGAAAATATAAATTTCATTTAATTATCTCCTTTTTCTCTTTTTTGGATTATAGTATAAAATCATCTTGATAAATTTAAAATATATATGATTCTATATTCGAGAAACACATAAATATAAGTTATTATGAATTTTAGTAATGTGAAAAAGAAAAACGGCATCAGTTAATTAAGGATGTGATAAATTGATAAGAACATGTATAAGCGTTTACGTCCATCCGGACTTTGTACAGACGATTGACCAACATAAGGGAACTTTTTCAAGAAGTTCTTTTATTGAATCGATACTTCATGAAAAGCTGGAGAAACAATAATAGTTAAACAGGAAGCTAATGAAAATAAATTATGAGTGCGGCCAACACTCATAAAAGTGTACAAAAGTGTACTATACTAAAGAAAAAACTATTACACTTAATCTTAGTTTATTAACATATAAACTTTGTT is drawn from Methanosarcina lacustris Z-7289 and contains these coding sequences:
- a CDS encoding geranylgeranylglycerol-phosphate geranylgeranyltransferase, with translation MSAGIRTYLELMRYRNCLMAGFAAVIGTLIAFNILTSGPSNSNFEGYFPFLDAGLVFLVVFLVSGAGNAINDYFDIRIDSINRPERPIPSGRVQAKEALYFSYFLFALGTLLAFSINYVCGLIALFNSLLLVLYAKTLKGTPLLGNLSIGYLTGSVFLFGASIFGFGGIKVLSVLFLLAALAITAREIVKDIEDMEGDRREGADTLPIRIGAKKAGNLAVLIGLLAVLLSPLPYFMSILGLSYLYLVFLADLGFFAAILQLLLRNNPTKSSKMLKIAMFFALIAFIAGV
- a CDS encoding methionine adenosyltransferase, encoding MRNIVIEELKASEVYHQKVEVVERKGLGHPDYICDAIMEQISVNLSQKYLETFGTILHHNIDKGMLVAGQVEGKFRGGRVVSPMRLIIGDRATFEYEGVEIDVSGLAVETAKAWFSENLRFVDPENLIYQVELKRGSAELTDIFSRGGKVLGANDTSAAVGYAPLSPTERLVLETERYLNSKRFKKECPESGEDIKVMGLRNKEDIHLTVAAPLVDRFVESEEDYFRQKIELHDRIEEFAAGFAEKERAELEACICAKPTASLNTLDMPGRGMEGIYTTVTGTSAEDADCGEVGRGNRVNGIIPLNRPVSSEAAAGKNPVSHIGKIYNLLSHRIAAEIYNQVSDVSEVYVWLLSEIGTPIDQPQIATAQLIMKKGAAGDVQKEAAEIIEKELENIHSFSMELVAGKRPIC
- a CDS encoding RNA ligase partner protein, which gives rise to MLKQRFVLDTTALTDLQTREVMGYTSLCEGMKSILDLIADARLQFGISCYVPYPSVYKEMYEFASHNGCDKEVIAKIDTWLVKKAPDRYRVDVTSQIFHEYVSYMRERINRGMGVAEDAIWEAASECLFMENPQNKNKEYREEVEREVIGGIIGKFRNKYRAALRYGILDSAPDIDVLILAKELDAAVVASDYGIEKWAEQLGVRFVPANTFPMMIKEYLRHSPDGEKEKRDEDKKKKGYSEETGFI
- a CDS encoding thioredoxin family protein, with protein sequence MDENNVIEIEDATWGQQVESSEKPVVVMFYSPACPYCKAMEPYFAEYAKEYRASAVFARLDVATNPWTAERYGVQGTPTFKFFCHGKPVWEQVGQIYPSILKNAVRDMIQHGEECIRKSTPIGQDITGYA
- a CDS encoding deoxyhypusine synthase — translated: MDFEASAKNLTTPVKGAKIVPNMTVDELVKEYSGCAFGAGRLAEAVDIYYEMLASEKTTKFFGLAGAMTPAGMRNIIADLIRDGHIDVLVTTGANMVHDTVEALGLHHYKGSDCANDIQLRHECIDRIYDVYLPDQHFTDLEEFLQGVYAGLPQEKLSIRQVLTEIGKNLDDDSSILKTAAEMGVPVYCPAIQDSVIGLQAWLYKEGNPLHVDAFADMHEFMEICFEAESAGAMLLGGGVPKNYILQSMLVTPRSFDYAIQLTMDHPETGGLSGATLDEAQSWGKVGEDAKSVTVYADSTITLPLIVSAVRTRLSKS
- the pyrF gene encoding orotidine-5'-phosphate decarboxylase, which translates into the protein MERNTCMILALDVTDREEALKIAEDVWEFVDAIKVGYPLILATGLGIIRELAEFAPVIADFKVADIPNTNRLICDQVFEAGADAVIVQGFTGRDSLDACIDIASEYSRDVFVVSEMSHPGGAEFMQPAAEAIARMALEAGAFGLVAPATRPERVKKIRKIVGDKLTIISPGVGAQGGRASDVIAAGADWVIVGRSIYRAESPKEAARKIAEEIQAELRGEY
- a CDS encoding site-specific integrase, with translation MFKLADAERFLNSDEVSECNRIILTKYLRFLRHEGNAERTALNHIENMIWAARALKDANLANLAEDDLYTFFDALEAYEYVNRAGQKKKYSEATKETRKISLKKFLKWNGNFDLHTKIKSKRLKGKKLPEDIKCKEEIVKMIEAGKNARDRAIIACFYESGARRGEQLSTKLKNIEMDEHGAVMTFPEGKTGARRVRLVFSAPYLREWLEIHPRKDDRDAPLWCTLDKRAVALSVTGLVNVFDRCGEKAGIEKKVNPHSFRHDRATHLASNFTEQQLKMFLGWSPTSTQPATYVHLSGKNMDDAVLRMYGIKTDENDTEFLKPGVCPRCRELTTVNAKFCFKCGLPLSREAASRVNILRDDVLEDIKVNYNNTQLYNKFIEFMTKQSKKI